Proteins encoded by one window of Gemmatimonadota bacterium:
- a CDS encoding sulfatase has protein sequence MRIVFFDIDSLRPDHLGCYGYGRPTSPAIDAIAAQGMRFDRYYCADSPCMPSRHGWITGRFGINNGVVTHGGPASKLQILEQRYGGPDERNQLVQRRLRQHGYDTVCFSNFPTRHCATWFGLGWTEFHSPNLKTGSETAEEVNEAVLRWIAANGGRDDFFLYINYWDPHRVYEAPRDWFDRMAAQPPATDWPDHEAIRGHQDIDGWFTASHLFPGDRPSPTPNMPDAIRDTDDLNHMVTGYDAEIRYTDHHVQQVLDALGDLGGPDDTAVIISADHGEAMGEHGIYGDHVCADECIHRIPLIIKWPGITPPGSSCGDLLYNVDLSATLIDLIGGEVPEHYDGRSFAGGLAGGRCRLHDYLVWGHGLYTLQRAVRTPEHLMIRTYDDFGYRFDPVALYDMRNDPYQTRNLADDEPETLHTMDHYLSEWLHDQRVKPYAIPDPMEVVWQERQST, from the coding sequence TTGCGCATCGTTTTTTTTGACATCGACAGTCTCAGGCCCGACCACCTGGGTTGCTACGGCTATGGCCGGCCCACGTCACCCGCGATCGACGCAATCGCCGCACAGGGCATGCGGTTCGACCGGTATTACTGCGCGGACTCCCCCTGCATGCCTTCGCGGCATGGCTGGATCACCGGCCGATTCGGGATCAACAACGGCGTGGTGACCCACGGCGGTCCCGCGTCGAAACTGCAGATCCTCGAGCAGCGGTACGGTGGTCCCGACGAGCGGAACCAGCTGGTGCAGAGAAGGCTGCGCCAGCACGGCTACGACACGGTCTGCTTTTCCAACTTCCCCACGCGGCACTGCGCGACCTGGTTCGGCCTGGGCTGGACGGAGTTCCATTCGCCCAACCTGAAGACGGGATCCGAGACGGCGGAAGAAGTGAACGAGGCCGTGCTGCGGTGGATCGCCGCGAACGGCGGACGGGACGATTTCTTTCTGTATATCAATTACTGGGACCCGCACCGGGTCTACGAAGCGCCCCGCGACTGGTTCGACCGCATGGCAGCCCAGCCGCCGGCTACGGATTGGCCTGACCACGAAGCCATACGCGGCCACCAGGATATAGACGGGTGGTTCACCGCGTCCCATCTGTTTCCCGGGGACCGGCCCAGCCCCACGCCGAACATGCCGGACGCCATCCGGGACACGGACGATCTGAATCACATGGTGACCGGATACGACGCGGAGATCCGGTACACCGACCATCACGTTCAGCAGGTGCTGGATGCCCTGGGCGACCTGGGCGGCCCGGACGATACGGCGGTCATCATTTCGGCCGATCACGGCGAGGCCATGGGGGAGCACGGCATTTACGGCGATCACGTCTGCGCAGACGAATGCATACACCGTATCCCGCTGATCATCAAGTGGCCGGGGATCACGCCGCCCGGGTCCTCCTGCGGCGATCTGCTGTACAACGTCGATTTAAGCGCTACACTGATCGATCTGATCGGCGGTGAAGTGCCCGAACACTATGATGGCCGTTCCTTCGCGGGAGGACTCGCCGGGGGTCGTTGCCGCTTGCACGACTATCTGGTCTGGGGCCACGGGCTGTACACGCTGCAGCGGGCGGTGCGGACGCCCGAACATCTCATGATCAGGACCTACGACGACTTCGGTTACCGGTTTGACCCGGTGGCCCTGTACGATATGCGAAACGATCCGTATCAGACACGCAATCTGGCCGATGACGAGCCGGAGACCCTGCACACGATGGATCATTATCTTTCCGAATGGCTGCACGATCAACGCGTGAAACCGTACGCCATCCCCGATCCCATGGAGGTCGTGTGGCAGGAGCGCCAGTCAACCTGA
- a CDS encoding (Fe-S)-binding protein, with product MLSPYEKILFAIAMAVSLYLASVTFRRMIGMIKRGQGRLAWDGLPSRLMTGIKALAGQNNMIRNRPLVSLAHTGIAWGFILYMAVNLVDVLEGMVTGFVFLENGTAGQIYRLVVDLMTLAVLAGMVALLIRRFIVKSTALAVAPQVKLHPGAADGIRRDSLIVGCFILGHVGFRLLGASFDIAIHGPDPWQPVAALAAGLWTGLEPSFLTFGLHASWWIAIGLVLVFLPWFPYSKHAHLFMGPFNLMTSPDRVSPGALDALDFEDETIEQFGAGRITDLNRTHITDAFACIMCNRCQDACPAYATGKELSPAALEVNKRYHLRDHMKSLARGGEDTEPLLGYAMTESALWACTACGACSEACPVGNEPMFDILAIRQNQVLMESAFPNELKGAFTGIERNGNPWQMAGDRMEWTETLDFKVPTVAENPGYEVLFWVGCAGAFDPAARDTARAIATVMHRAGVDFAVLGNDESCTGDLARRAGNEYLFSIAAEGNIETLNAAGADRKKIVTGCPHCLHTLKNEYGALGGRYKVMHHTGLIDELASAGRLAVRGETGTRTTYHDPCYLGRHGGEYEAPRGALAATRPSLVEMARSRERSFCCGAGGAQVWKEEEEGREAVSDNRFREARETGADTLAVGCPFCARMMNDANKRAGEPMRVRDIAEIVAESLQDERERTHHDDRQ from the coding sequence ATGCTATCTCCCTACGAAAAGATCCTCTTCGCCATTGCCATGGCGGTCTCGTTGTACCTGGCATCCGTCACCTTCAGGCGCATGATCGGGATGATCAAGCGGGGCCAGGGCCGGCTGGCCTGGGATGGTCTTCCAAGCCGGCTGATGACCGGAATCAAGGCGCTGGCGGGCCAGAACAACATGATCCGCAACCGGCCGCTGGTTTCCCTCGCGCACACCGGGATTGCGTGGGGATTCATCCTCTACATGGCGGTAAACCTGGTGGACGTGCTGGAAGGCATGGTAACCGGCTTCGTTTTTTTGGAGAACGGGACCGCCGGTCAGATCTATCGCCTGGTCGTCGATCTCATGACCCTGGCCGTGCTGGCGGGCATGGTTGCCTTGCTCATCCGCCGGTTCATCGTAAAATCCACGGCCCTCGCCGTCGCACCCCAGGTCAAACTGCATCCCGGGGCGGCGGACGGCATCAGGCGGGATTCCCTGATCGTGGGGTGCTTTATCCTCGGACACGTCGGCTTCCGGCTTCTGGGCGCATCGTTCGACATCGCGATACACGGACCGGACCCCTGGCAGCCGGTCGCGGCGCTGGCCGCAGGCCTCTGGACAGGCCTGGAACCGTCCTTCCTGACTTTCGGCCTGCACGCGAGTTGGTGGATTGCCATCGGACTGGTGCTGGTCTTCCTGCCCTGGTTCCCCTATTCGAAACACGCCCACCTGTTCATGGGCCCCTTCAATCTGATGACCTCCCCCGACCGGGTCAGCCCCGGCGCGCTGGACGCCCTGGATTTCGAGGACGAAACCATCGAGCAGTTCGGCGCGGGCCGGATAACCGACCTGAACCGGACCCATATCACGGACGCCTTCGCCTGCATCATGTGCAACCGCTGCCAGGACGCCTGTCCGGCCTATGCCACGGGCAAGGAGTTGTCTCCCGCGGCCTTGGAGGTGAACAAGCGGTACCACCTTCGGGATCACATGAAATCGCTGGCGAGGGGCGGCGAAGACACGGAGCCCCTGCTGGGCTATGCCATGACCGAAAGCGCCCTCTGGGCCTGCACGGCCTGCGGAGCCTGCTCGGAGGCCTGTCCGGTCGGCAACGAGCCGATGTTCGACATTCTCGCCATACGCCAGAACCAGGTGCTGATGGAGAGCGCGTTTCCGAATGAACTGAAAGGCGCCTTCACCGGGATCGAACGAAACGGCAACCCCTGGCAGATGGCCGGCGACCGGATGGAATGGACGGAAACCCTGGATTTCAAGGTACCGACCGTTGCGGAAAATCCGGGGTACGAGGTCCTGTTCTGGGTCGGCTGTGCCGGTGCCTTCGACCCCGCCGCCCGGGATACAGCCCGGGCCATTGCCACGGTCATGCACCGGGCGGGGGTGGACTTCGCCGTGCTCGGAAACGACGAATCCTGTACGGGAGATCTGGCGCGAAGAGCCGGAAACGAGTATCTTTTCAGTATAGCCGCCGAGGGAAACATCGAAACCTTGAATGCCGCGGGCGCCGACCGGAAGAAAATCGTCACGGGTTGCCCCCACTGTCTGCACACCCTGAAAAACGAGTACGGCGCGCTGGGGGGGCGATACAAGGTGATGCACCACACCGGGCTCATCGACGAGCTCGCGAGCGCGGGCAGACTCGCGGTGCGCGGCGAAACGGGGACGCGGACCACCTATCACGACCCGTGTTACCTGGGCCGCCACGGCGGTGAATACGAAGCGCCCCGTGGGGCGCTGGCGGCAACCCGGCCTTCCCTGGTGGAAATGGCCAGGAGCAGGGAACGGTCGTTCTGCTGCGGTGCCGGCGGCGCACAGGTATGGAAAGAAGAAGAGGAAGGCAGGGAAGCGGTCAGCGACAACCGCTTCCGGGAAGCCAGAGAAACCGGGGCCGACACCCTGGCCGTGGGCTGTCCCTTCTGCGCCAGGATGATGAACGACGCCAACAAACGGGCCGGCGAACCCATGCGGGTCCGGGATATCGCCGAAATCGTGGCGGAATCCCTTCAAGATGAGCGGGAGCGCACGCACCATGACGACCGTCAATGA
- a CDS encoding cytidine/deoxycytidylate deaminase family protein, whose product MERISWDEYFLRIAYAVAARSNCIRRHIGAVIVNDKIITSTGYNGTPMGIPNCFDGGCKRCNSDGPSGANLDECVCIHAEENAIVFAARHGSSTSGATLYTTNKPCLGCLKKSIQAGIRRVVYGEQYAYTRSVEEVYDWLVEESGIEMVELKLDASPETVVHTA is encoded by the coding sequence ATGGAAAGAATCTCCTGGGACGAGTATTTCCTTCGCATCGCCTACGCCGTTGCGGCGCGTTCGAACTGCATTCGCCGGCACATCGGCGCCGTGATCGTGAACGACAAGATCATCACCAGCACGGGCTACAACGGCACCCCCATGGGCATACCCAACTGCTTCGACGGCGGTTGCAAGCGATGCAACTCGGATGGACCGTCCGGGGCAAACCTCGACGAATGTGTCTGCATTCACGCCGAGGAGAACGCCATCGTCTTCGCCGCGCGCCACGGGTCGTCGACGAGCGGCGCGACGCTTTACACGACCAACAAGCCCTGCCTGGGCTGCCTGAAAAAGTCCATCCAGGCGGGGATTCGCCGGGTCGTCTACGGCGAACAGTACGCCTACACGAGATCCGTTGAAGAAGTGTATGACTGGCTGGTGGAAGAATCCGGGATCGAGATGGTCGAACTGAAATTGGACGCGAGTCCGGAAACCGTCGTGCATACTGCCTGA
- a CDS encoding thiamine pyrophosphate-dependent enzyme, with amino-acid sequence MQETILNDLKMPYCPGCGHTVANKSMSKALADLGVHPLDVIVVSDIGCTGLVDPLLTCHTIHGLHGRAVALAMGIRMGLEHPDKKIIALQGDGGATIGLQHLLEAARHNLDLTLVVQNNMVYGMTGGQTSGLSSTEFKEPDRPESAVPGYDICALAHNAGAAYTARTFIGKDTAELWKEALSTPGFSLIEIVEMCPAYGMRKVQELHDTADYESVVTRNQRTVGQSHRVTGRSLLDGLKPIEHTCEAPLDGRLEIIVAGSAGEAIQSAGDLLSTAGITAGLSATKKGDYPITIGTGFSVAEVILSRQPIHYTGIDCPDIMIVISQDGLDKVRSRIGEHTLVIADTKLGPELEGLAGPPGPSNLVTRDFRKTGGLKGAALAAIAHWLQDNGFLPIEALIEAAGRHKHGDKMKVIIDKAVAA; translated from the coding sequence ATGCAGGAAACCATCCTGAACGACCTGAAAATGCCCTACTGCCCGGGTTGTGGTCATACGGTCGCCAACAAATCCATGAGCAAGGCCCTGGCGGACCTGGGCGTACACCCCCTTGACGTCATCGTGGTGAGCGACATCGGATGCACGGGACTCGTGGACCCGCTGCTGACCTGCCATACCATTCACGGTCTCCACGGCCGGGCGGTCGCCCTGGCCATGGGCATACGGATGGGACTCGAGCATCCGGACAAGAAGATCATCGCCCTGCAGGGCGACGGCGGCGCCACGATCGGCCTGCAGCACCTGCTCGAGGCAGCCCGGCACAACCTGGACCTCACCCTCGTCGTGCAGAACAACATGGTCTACGGCATGACGGGCGGCCAGACCAGCGGGCTGTCCTCCACCGAATTCAAGGAGCCTGACCGGCCCGAGTCGGCCGTGCCTGGATACGACATCTGCGCGCTGGCCCACAACGCCGGCGCGGCCTACACCGCGCGGACGTTTATCGGCAAGGATACGGCCGAACTCTGGAAGGAAGCCCTGTCCACCCCGGGGTTCTCCCTCATCGAAATCGTTGAAATGTGCCCCGCGTACGGAATGAGGAAAGTCCAGGAACTGCACGATACGGCAGATTACGAGAGCGTGGTGACGCGGAATCAGCGCACGGTAGGCCAGTCGCACCGGGTGACCGGCCGCTCCCTCCTGGATGGGTTGAAACCGATCGAGCACACCTGCGAGGCGCCGCTGGACGGGCGCCTGGAGATCATCGTCGCGGGTTCGGCGGGAGAAGCCATTCAGTCCGCGGGAGACCTGCTCTCCACGGCGGGCATAACCGCGGGCCTTTCCGCCACCAAGAAAGGCGACTATCCCATCACAATCGGCACGGGGTTCTCGGTCGCGGAGGTGATCCTTTCCCGGCAGCCGATCCACTATACCGGGATCGACTGTCCCGACATCATGATCGTCATATCGCAGGACGGACTGGACAAGGTTCGGTCCCGCATCGGCGAACATACCCTGGTGATCGCCGACACGAAGCTCGGACCCGAGCTCGAGGGCCTGGCCGGTCCACCAGGTCCGTCCAATCTGGTTACCCGGGACTTCCGCAAGACGGGTGGGCTAAAGGGCGCCGCCCTGGCCGCCATCGCCCACTGGCTCCAGGACAACGGGTTTCTGCCTATCGAAGCGCTCATCGAAGCCGCCGGCCGCCACAAGCACGGCGACAAGATGAAGGTCATCATCGACAAGGCCGTCGCGGCGTAA
- a CDS encoding HEAT repeat domain-containing protein: MVDRSYLFDDDAMRDFIVHGYHVIEVDKPVALHDGIYEKTKAIIDEDGNPGNNLLPRVPEIQQVYDDPSVLGALTSLLGPDYVMHAHRHPHVNPPNSRGGAWHKDSYWGYTKVRDHHPRWIMAMYYPQDTPVEIGPTGVIPGSHYIESREETVGGNGAVPDGFPASGKAGTVTIIHFDLWHRAFPNQTDKVRYMMKFQFTRMSEPERPWWNRQREDIDLGDLSDDPRSAMWRNMWHWLAGNGSTGSRPEGGDHVDALAADLTHELEQKRLHAAYTLAEYGEAALPHLLDALQHEQDEVRREACYGLGALGAAAVEPLVSLLGHGNDRVRGYAVYALGDIRHHSPSVAARLAGLSDDPSPFVRQNVADALGQINLAADSAVPALIGMMKDEDEQVRSRTAYALARFGDEAQAAVQNLADACYDENRYVQGHAAVALEQIGTPEALRTLLHWLQASRWCPLTTAKSTY; the protein is encoded by the coding sequence ATGGTGGACAGATCCTACCTTTTCGACGATGACGCCATGCGCGACTTCATCGTACACGGCTATCACGTGATCGAAGTGGACAAGCCGGTCGCGCTGCATGATGGCATCTACGAGAAAACGAAGGCGATCATCGACGAAGACGGGAATCCGGGTAACAACCTGTTGCCCCGCGTTCCGGAGATTCAGCAAGTCTACGACGATCCCTCGGTTCTGGGCGCGCTGACGAGCCTGCTCGGACCGGATTACGTCATGCACGCCCACCGCCACCCGCACGTGAACCCGCCGAACAGCCGGGGAGGCGCATGGCACAAGGACAGCTACTGGGGTTATACCAAGGTGCGGGATCACCATCCGCGCTGGATCATGGCGATGTACTATCCGCAGGACACCCCGGTGGAAATCGGCCCGACGGGGGTGATCCCGGGAAGCCACTACATCGAGTCCCGCGAGGAGACCGTCGGCGGGAACGGGGCCGTCCCCGATGGATTTCCCGCAAGCGGCAAGGCGGGAACCGTTACCATCATTCACTTCGACCTCTGGCACCGGGCGTTTCCGAACCAGACGGACAAGGTCCGGTACATGATGAAGTTCCAGTTTACGCGGATGTCGGAACCCGAGCGCCCCTGGTGGAACAGGCAACGCGAAGATATCGACCTGGGCGACCTGTCGGACGATCCCCGGAGCGCCATGTGGAGGAACATGTGGCACTGGCTTGCCGGCAACGGGTCGACCGGGAGCAGGCCGGAAGGCGGGGACCACGTCGACGCGCTCGCCGCGGACCTGACCCACGAACTCGAACAGAAGCGTCTGCACGCGGCCTATACCCTGGCGGAGTACGGGGAGGCCGCCCTTCCCCACCTGCTCGACGCGCTGCAGCACGAACAGGACGAGGTTCGGCGTGAAGCGTGTTACGGGCTCGGCGCGCTGGGCGCCGCGGCCGTCGAGCCGCTGGTCTCCCTGCTCGGACACGGAAACGACCGCGTCCGGGGATACGCGGTCTACGCCCTGGGAGACATCCGGCACCACAGCCCATCGGTTGCGGCGCGCCTGGCGGGTCTTTCAGACGATCCATCGCCCTTTGTCCGCCAGAATGTGGCCGATGCCCTGGGCCAGATCAATCTGGCCGCGGATTCCGCCGTTCCCGCGCTGATCGGCATGATGAAGGACGAAGATGAGCAGGTGCGGTCCAGAACCGCCTATGCGCTGGCCCGATTCGGGGACGAAGCCCAGGCGGCCGTTCAAAATCTCGCGGACGCGTGCTACGACGAAAACAGGTATGTACAGGGCCATGCCGCCGTTGCACTAGAACAGATCGGCACGCCGGAAGCGCTGCGCACGCTGCTGCACTGGCTGCAGGCCTCGCGGTGGTGCCCGCTGACGACGGCGAAGAGTACGTATTAA
- a CDS encoding AI-2E family transporter, protein MPSDSPITFDRVVRIAIAVAVVWLLVTLIAYLSDVLIPFAVALLLAYLINPLTSWLQRKLPFKHRIISVLLSLTIIVAAVVLFLSILIPMVVSEFAQMQRLLSGLVDTDQWQARLQDYVPEEIRVYIADLVRFEELVQLLNFENIRVFFQQILPGIWGVFSGTISFVIGLAVVIVILLYLVFILLDFDEISEGWKDLIPDRYKQVVLDVVADFTTAMRVYFRAQALIAFIVGLLFALGFWLIGLPMGILLGLFIGLLNMVPYLQVVGLIPAVLFAIVASLGAGESIWVMLGLVIAVFAVVQIIQDAILVPKIMGSVTGFNPAVILLSLSVWGKLLGILGLLIALPVTFLIHSYYKRFLKGSLSAKRPA, encoded by the coding sequence ATGCCGTCCGACAGCCCCATTACCTTCGACCGCGTAGTCCGCATCGCAATCGCCGTGGCGGTGGTCTGGCTGCTCGTCACGCTCATTGCCTACCTGAGCGACGTGCTCATTCCCTTTGCCGTCGCGTTGCTGCTCGCCTACCTGATCAATCCGCTGACTTCCTGGCTGCAGCGGAAACTGCCCTTCAAGCACCGGATCATCTCCGTGCTGCTCAGCCTGACGATCATCGTCGCTGCCGTGGTCCTCTTCCTTTCGATCCTGATCCCCATGGTCGTATCCGAATTCGCGCAGATGCAGCGGCTGCTGTCCGGCCTGGTGGATACGGATCAGTGGCAGGCAAGACTGCAGGACTATGTTCCCGAGGAAATCAGGGTCTACATCGCGGATCTCGTCCGCTTCGAAGAACTCGTTCAGCTGCTGAACTTCGAAAACATCAGGGTTTTCTTCCAGCAGATCCTGCCCGGCATATGGGGCGTTTTTTCGGGTACTATAAGCTTCGTGATCGGCCTGGCGGTCGTGATCGTCATCCTGCTCTACCTGGTCTTCATCCTGTTGGATTTCGACGAGATCTCCGAAGGATGGAAGGACCTGATTCCGGATCGGTACAAGCAAGTGGTGCTCGACGTGGTAGCGGATTTTACCACCGCCATGCGGGTCTATTTCCGCGCCCAGGCCCTCATCGCCTTCATCGTCGGATTACTCTTCGCCCTGGGTTTCTGGCTGATCGGCCTGCCGATGGGGATTTTGCTGGGGCTTTTCATCGGTCTGCTCAACATGGTGCCCTACCTGCAGGTCGTGGGCCTCATTCCGGCCGTGCTGTTCGCGATTGTCGCGTCTCTGGGTGCGGGCGAGAGTATCTGGGTCATGCTTGGCCTCGTGATTGCCGTGTTCGCCGTCGTGCAGATCATCCAGGACGCCATCCTGGTTCCCAAAATCATGGGCAGCGTGACCGGGTTCAACCCGGCCGTGATCCTCCTGTCCCTGTCCGTCTGGGGCAAGCTGCTGGGCATACTCGGGCTGCTGATCGCCCTGCCGGTGACGTTCCTGATCCATTCGTACTACAAGAGGTTTCTGAAGGGATCTCTCTCGGCGAAGAGACCGGCTTAG
- a CDS encoding electron transfer flavoprotein subunit alpha/FixB family protein, translating into MAGSVFVWIEQEDGRADAIAWQAMAAAKTVASDLGGTLNAIVFGGRVDDIAQQAIEAGADRVYTAEDPSLDRYRVEPFAKLLGHLLENEPPSVILMGASTAGLELSAYAAALTGAGLAPDCTDLRMDGDQLVAVRPALVGNLVSTVRFNGTGHRFITIRRNIFQPVDLNESRTGAVIEVPAVMAEDDIPTKVESVETADGTVTLTEASIIVSGGRGVGGPEGFQPVRELADALGGALGASRAAVDAGWIPYAHQVGQTGKTVQPDLYIACGISGAIQHLAGMKNARVIVAINKDADVPLYKYAHYGIAGDLFSYLPAIAEEVKKRLGR; encoded by the coding sequence ATGGCCGGCAGCGTATTCGTATGGATCGAACAGGAGGATGGCCGGGCGGACGCGATAGCGTGGCAGGCGATGGCCGCTGCGAAAACCGTCGCCTCGGACCTTGGAGGGACGCTGAACGCAATCGTATTCGGCGGCCGGGTCGACGATATCGCGCAACAGGCCATTGAGGCCGGCGCGGACCGCGTGTACACCGCGGAAGATCCCTCGCTGGACCGGTATCGCGTAGAGCCTTTTGCGAAACTCCTGGGGCACCTTCTGGAAAACGAACCGCCCTCGGTGATCCTGATGGGGGCCAGTACGGCCGGCCTGGAGCTTTCGGCCTACGCGGCCGCCCTCACCGGCGCGGGCCTGGCGCCGGACTGCACCGACCTGCGTATGGACGGAGACCAGCTGGTCGCGGTCCGGCCGGCCCTGGTCGGCAACCTGGTATCCACCGTGAGGTTCAACGGTACCGGGCACCGGTTTATCACGATACGGCGTAACATCTTTCAACCTGTCGATCTGAACGAATCACGCACCGGAGCGGTTATCGAAGTCCCGGCCGTCATGGCCGAGGACGATATCCCGACCAAGGTGGAGTCCGTGGAGACCGCGGACGGCACAGTCACCCTGACCGAAGCGAGCATCATCGTTTCCGGTGGACGCGGCGTGGGCGGACCGGAGGGATTTCAGCCGGTCCGGGAACTAGCAGATGCCCTGGGCGGCGCCCTCGGCGCCAGCCGGGCCGCGGTGGACGCCGGATGGATACCCTATGCCCACCAGGTCGGCCAGACGGGGAAAACGGTACAGCCAGACCTGTACATCGCCTGCGGGATTTCCGGTGCGATACAACACCTGGCTGGCATGAAAAACGCTCGCGTGATCGTGGCGATCAACAAGGACGCCGACGTGCCGCTTTACAAGTACGCCCACTACGGCATCGCCGGCGACCTCTTCAGTTACCTGCCCGCCATCGCGGAAGAAGTGAAGAAGCGGCTGGGCCGATAG
- a CDS encoding peptide ABC transporter substrate-binding protein, producing PVAPHRPAPPDQQVFRVMSPEPRSLDIQINLYDGESTLLPFETLLIRDEMWQPVPAAATRYDVSDDATEWTFHLRPGARWSDGRPVTAHDFVYAFRRMLDPANANPYAFFYYDIWNAKAISLGEITDLQQLGVRAVDDLTLQVLMERGAPHFPHVVSFGLAYPTPRWAVEKHGRKWTEVENIVSNSGFRMAEWATGSHMTFVPDPMYNGPHKPLLEKVIHPFRYAAAQTVLAYENNEVDVETVDINDMDRIERHPVLSRELVKTPGRTTWYLFFKVAEPPFNDIRVREAFARALDRDAICRVVLRGAAAPAYSMMPPDFKEYNGEAMKPYQAFDPGRAKALMREAGYPNGRGFPRQEMWIRAPTPSMKMAGEAIQSMLLEHLGVNVTVRTLDRTAYMSKLYNWEMDFGFLRFVADYVDPRNMLDMTWHSQPKGAGRHDWANAEFDALVERAGAELDPGRRTGLYRQAEEILVGDYAAAFVFHPLTMQLRKSNLKGYTRYPDGTVGALMYSRLYKSKE from the coding sequence TCCGGTGGCGCCGCATCGGCCGGCGCCACCGGACCAGCAGGTGTTCCGCGTCATGAGTCCGGAACCGCGCAGCCTCGACATCCAGATCAATCTCTACGACGGCGAGTCTACGCTGCTGCCTTTCGAGACCCTGCTCATCAGGGACGAAATGTGGCAGCCCGTACCGGCCGCGGCCACCCGTTACGACGTCTCGGACGACGCCACCGAATGGACGTTTCATCTGCGCCCCGGCGCCCGGTGGAGCGACGGCAGGCCGGTCACGGCCCACGACTTCGTGTACGCCTTCAGGCGCATGCTCGATCCCGCCAACGCCAATCCCTACGCCTTCTTCTACTATGACATCTGGAACGCGAAGGCCATCAGCCTGGGAGAAATCACCGACCTGCAGCAACTGGGCGTCCGGGCCGTGGACGATCTCACGTTACAGGTTCTCATGGAGCGTGGAGCGCCTCATTTCCCCCATGTCGTTTCCTTCGGCCTGGCCTACCCGACTCCGCGCTGGGCCGTGGAAAAACACGGCCGTAAATGGACCGAAGTCGAAAATATCGTGTCCAACTCCGGTTTCAGGATGGCCGAATGGGCGACGGGAAGTCATATGACTTTCGTCCCCGATCCCATGTACAACGGCCCCCACAAGCCGCTGCTGGAGAAAGTCATCCATCCTTTCCGATACGCGGCAGCCCAGACCGTCCTGGCCTACGAGAATAACGAGGTAGACGTGGAAACGGTCGATATCAACGACATGGACCGCATAGAACGCCATCCCGTACTCAGCCGCGAACTCGTGAAGACCCCGGGAAGAACGACCTGGTACCTGTTCTTCAAGGTAGCGGAGCCGCCGTTCAACGATATCCGCGTGCGGGAGGCTTTCGCCCGGGCGCTGGACCGGGACGCCATTTGCCGGGTGGTCCTCAGAGGCGCGGCGGCGCCGGCCTATTCCATGATGCCCCCGGACTTCAAGGAGTACAATGGGGAGGCCATGAAGCCGTACCAGGCCTTCGATCCTGGCCGGGCGAAGGCGTTGATGCGGGAGGCCGGGTATCCGAACGGACGGGGATTTCCCCGGCAGGAAATGTGGATTCGCGCACCAACGCCTTCCATGAAAATGGCCGGTGAGGCCATTCAGAGCATGTTGCTGGAGCACCTGGGCGTCAACGTGACCGTGCGTACGCTGGACCGGACGGCCTATATGAGCAAGCTGTATAACTGGGAGATGGATTTCGGATTTCTGCGGTTCGTCGCAGACTACGTGGATCCCCGCAACATGCTGGACATGACCTGGCACTCCCAGCCGAAAGGCGCGGGCCGCCACGACTGGGCGAATGCGGAATTCGACGCGCTGGTGGAACGAGCCGGCGCCGAATTGGACCCGGGCAGAAGAACGGGTCTCTACCGTCAGGCGGAAGAGATCCTCGTGGGGGACTATGCCGCCGCCTTCGTTTTCCACCCCCTGACGATGCAGCTCCGCAAGTCGAACCTCAAGGGATATACCCGGTATCCCGATGGTACGGTGGGCGCGCTCATGTATTCCCGGCTTTATAAAAGCAAAGAATAG